The proteins below come from a single Acidobacteriota bacterium genomic window:
- a CDS encoding orotate phosphoribosyltransferase, whose protein sequence is MSPASVLELFRQRGALLEGHFVLSSGLHSTGYLQCALILQHPGDAEALGRALGEKVKAAGHAVDLVLSPAMGGLIIGHEMGRALGVPAIFAERVDGTLTLRRGFAIEPGTRVLIVEDVVTTGKSTMETVRVAEERGATVVGAASIINRGGGDALAVPYVSLADARFPTYAPDALPDDLRDVPVVKPGSRPAPQ, encoded by the coding sequence ATGTCCCCTGCCTCCGTCCTCGAACTGTTCCGCCAGCGTGGTGCTCTCCTCGAAGGCCACTTCGTCCTGTCGTCGGGTCTGCACAGCACCGGGTACCTGCAGTGCGCCCTGATCCTCCAGCATCCGGGTGATGCCGAGGCGCTCGGCCGTGCGCTCGGCGAGAAGGTGAAGGCGGCGGGGCATGCCGTGGATCTGGTGCTGTCGCCCGCGATGGGGGGCCTCATCATCGGCCATGAGATGGGGCGCGCGCTCGGTGTACCGGCGATCTTCGCCGAACGCGTGGACGGCACGCTCACGCTGCGCCGCGGCTTCGCGATCGAGCCTGGTACGCGCGTCCTCATCGTCGAGGATGTGGTGACGACAGGGAAGAGCACGATGGAGACGGTACGGGTGGCCGAGGAGCGAGGAGCGACAGTGGTGGGCGCCGCGTCGATCATCAATCGCGGCGGCGGTGATGCGTTGGCTGTGCCGTACGTGTCTCTGGCGGACGCGCGCTTCCCGACGTACGCGCCAGATGCCTTGCCGGACGACCTGCGCGACGTGCCCGTCGTCAAGCCTGGGTCGCGTCCCGCGCCGCAGTAA
- the truA gene encoding tRNA pseudouridine(38-40) synthase TruA, translated as MPRVLLRVAYDGTAYAGWQRQTNGVSIQALLEDALAPVVGGRVTVAGAGRTDAGVHADAQAAHVDVPDGIDPSMVMRAGNARLPADVRIRRADLVADDFHARFSAVSKTYRYAWLVSHVGHPLLARTHHVVAPPLDLSAMAHAAARVVGTFDFRAFQSAGATVASTVRTVTGVDFGVRPAADLGLQLTDTERIVELEIRGEGFLRHMVRAIAGTLLDVGYGRRTPDDMDRLLAGAPRSEAGPTAPAHGLTLVDVVY; from the coding sequence GTGCCCCGCGTCCTGCTGCGCGTGGCGTACGACGGCACCGCGTATGCGGGCTGGCAGCGCCAGACCAACGGCGTGTCGATCCAGGCACTGCTCGAAGACGCGCTCGCGCCTGTCGTTGGCGGCCGCGTCACTGTCGCCGGTGCGGGTCGCACCGACGCCGGCGTCCACGCCGATGCGCAGGCGGCTCACGTGGACGTGCCCGACGGCATCGACCCGAGCATGGTCATGCGTGCGGGCAACGCACGATTGCCGGCTGACGTGCGCATCAGGCGTGCGGATCTCGTCGCCGACGACTTCCACGCGCGCTTCTCGGCCGTGTCCAAGACGTACAGGTACGCGTGGCTCGTGAGCCACGTCGGCCACCCGCTCCTGGCGCGCACGCACCATGTGGTCGCGCCTCCCCTCGATTTGTCGGCGATGGCACACGCCGCAGCCCGCGTCGTCGGCACGTTCGACTTCCGTGCCTTTCAGTCCGCAGGTGCGACAGTGGCGAGCACCGTGCGGACCGTGACAGGCGTCGACTTCGGCGTGCGTCCCGCAGCCGATCTCGGCCTGCAGTTGACGGACACCGAGCGCATCGTCGAGCTCGAGATCCGTGGCGAGGGGTTTCTTCGTCACATGGTCCGCGCGATCGCCGGGACGTTGCTCGACGTGGGCTACGGCCGCCGCACGCCGGACGACATGGACCGTCTCCTCGCCGGCGCCCCGCGATCCGAGGCCGGTCCCACCGCCCCGGCACACGGCTTGACGCTCGTCGACGTGGTGTACTGA
- a CDS encoding ATP-binding protein — protein MFTRSLARPASPFFLFGPRGTGKSTWIREVFDDAYVVNLLPADAMLRYERSPALFRAEVLARPARQWIVVDEVQRVPRLLDEVHFLMEEKGYKRFALTGSSARKLKRGAANLLAGRAVLRKLFPLTSKEMDFSVSTDQLLRYGSMPMSVTANDDQAREAFLRAYVTTYLSEEIRAEGLVRNLGSFSRFLEVATLAAGQTTNVSGIARDAAVSREAARGYFDILVDTLIGHWLPAYRPRAKVKEVALPKFYWFDAGVLHAAAGGFDQPLPADWDGVLLEHLVLHEIQSYLHYAGVKGSLAYWATPSGSEVDFVWWHGTRVVAIEVKHGRRYRREYKKGIDAFLAGGPARSYIVYRGHQELDVDGTRVLPVEHFLRRLHAGEIVG, from the coding sequence ATGTTTACACGCTCACTCGCGCGGCCGGCATCGCCCTTCTTCCTGTTCGGTCCGAGAGGCACGGGCAAGAGCACCTGGATCCGCGAGGTGTTCGACGATGCCTACGTCGTGAACTTGCTGCCGGCGGACGCGATGTTGCGATACGAACGCTCCCCTGCGCTGTTCCGCGCGGAAGTGCTGGCGCGACCTGCCCGCCAGTGGATCGTCGTCGACGAGGTGCAGCGTGTCCCGCGGCTCCTCGACGAAGTCCATTTCCTGATGGAGGAGAAGGGCTACAAGCGCTTCGCGCTGACGGGATCGTCAGCCCGCAAGCTGAAGCGAGGGGCCGCGAACCTCCTGGCGGGTCGGGCGGTCCTGCGAAAGCTCTTTCCACTCACCAGCAAGGAGATGGACTTCTCGGTCTCTACAGACCAGCTTCTCCGCTACGGTTCCATGCCGATGAGCGTCACGGCCAACGACGACCAGGCACGTGAGGCATTTCTGCGCGCGTACGTGACGACCTACCTGAGCGAAGAAATCAGAGCCGAAGGCCTGGTACGAAACCTCGGAAGCTTCAGTCGCTTCCTCGAAGTGGCGACCCTTGCGGCAGGTCAGACAACCAACGTCTCCGGCATCGCACGTGACGCCGCCGTGTCGAGGGAGGCAGCTCGCGGCTACTTCGACATCCTCGTAGACACGCTGATCGGACACTGGCTCCCTGCGTACCGCCCGCGTGCGAAGGTCAAGGAGGTCGCGCTCCCGAAGTTCTACTGGTTCGATGCAGGCGTGCTTCACGCGGCAGCAGGCGGATTCGATCAGCCGCTGCCTGCCGACTGGGATGGCGTCCTCCTCGAACATCTCGTGCTGCACGAGATCCAGAGCTACCTGCACTATGCCGGCGTGAAGGGGTCGCTGGCGTACTGGGCAACGCCCAGCGGCAGCGAAGTCGACTTCGTCTGGTGGCATGGCACGCGAGTCGTCGCCATCGAAGTCAAACACGGACGTCGCTATCGCCGGGAATACAAGAAGGGCATCGACGCCTTTCTTGCGGGTGGTCCAGCGCGGAGCTACATCGTCTACCGTGGGCATCAGGAGCTGGACGTCGATGGCACCCGCGTACTGCCTGTCGAACACTTCCTTCGACGCCTGCACGCGGGAGAAATCGTCGGCTAG
- a CDS encoding HEAT repeat domain-containing protein, whose protein sequence is MDPVEETMMIRHHVTGDDATWPERYSLEQLRAAALRGDGEPARPLALALLSRVDYPQKVRDMTRVLMNDGESPRLRGMAATTLSRIGTRAAVNALERALTIDEDVALRSVLQGLSLAGTEASRQAVQQLSRRRGVVGAAVRNTGVLLRHRLGASGAAVVRADSTLRINPTTAVPITVRAATRTRAMQAVEQVTSDVPSLRLSAANAVAVRCLDRDLLFVFTTDVAERGMARLVAAKAEAGVVLLRRVLEGSGWEVKHHVLTSPERDGTIRITITSARGRPLYAGTATITGERATFVLRTVATRGVAAIDLRGTFERGRLSFTEARTDPRIRQRALTPSLLGSRK, encoded by the coding sequence GTGGACCCTGTTGAGGAGACGATGATGATCCGGCACCACGTCACGGGTGATGACGCCACATGGCCCGAGCGCTACTCGCTCGAACAACTGCGCGCCGCCGCACTGCGCGGTGACGGCGAACCGGCGCGCCCGTTGGCGCTGGCACTCCTCTCGCGGGTCGACTATCCACAGAAGGTGCGCGACATGACTCGCGTGCTCATGAACGACGGCGAGAGTCCACGCCTTCGCGGCATGGCGGCCACGACGCTGAGCCGGATTGGCACGCGCGCCGCAGTCAACGCGCTCGAACGCGCGCTGACGATAGACGAGGACGTGGCGCTGCGGAGCGTGCTGCAGGGCCTGTCGCTGGCGGGGACCGAGGCGTCGCGCCAGGCAGTCCAGCAGCTGTCGCGACGGCGCGGTGTGGTGGGTGCCGCCGTGCGGAACACGGGTGTGCTGCTGCGGCATCGATTGGGCGCATCCGGCGCGGCTGTCGTACGGGCGGACAGCACGTTGCGCATCAACCCGACAACGGCCGTGCCGATCACGGTGCGCGCGGCGACGCGCACGCGGGCGATGCAGGCCGTCGAGCAGGTGACGAGCGACGTGCCGTCGCTGCGCCTGTCGGCCGCCAATGCCGTCGCCGTGAGGTGCCTCGATCGCGATCTGCTGTTCGTGTTCACGACAGACGTCGCGGAGCGCGGCATGGCGCGACTCGTCGCCGCGAAGGCAGAGGCTGGCGTCGTGCTGTTGCGGCGGGTGCTCGAGGGGAGCGGGTGGGAGGTCAAGCACCACGTGCTCACGTCGCCCGAGCGCGACGGCACCATTCGCATCACCATCACGTCTGCGCGCGGACGTCCTCTCTACGCGGGCACGGCCACCATCACCGGCGAGCGCGCGACGTTCGTCCTGCGGACCGTCGCCACGCGCGGCGTCGCGGCCATCGACCTGCGCGGCACGTTCGAGCGCGGGCGCCTGTCGTTCACCGAAGCGCGAACGGATCCGCGAATCAGACAACGCGCGCTCACGCCATCGCTGCTGGGCAGCAGGAAGTAG
- a CDS encoding SDR family oxidoreductase, translating into MHQYDLTSRHAVVTGGAQGIGRAIAERLLRSGAAVWLWDHDPAAAAEACAALGAFGRVTPVIVDIADAARVDGATRETLATAGHVDILVANAGIAGPNHVTWEYPLPDWDRILAINLTGTFLCCRALVPGMIARGYGRIVAIASVAGKEGNPNASAYSASKAGVMALTKSLGKELAAHDIAVNCITPAAAETRILEQMTPEHVAYMRSRIPRGRFVHVEEIASLATWLVSAENSFSTGAVFDISGGRSTY; encoded by the coding sequence ATGCACCAGTACGACCTCACGTCCCGTCATGCCGTGGTCACGGGCGGCGCTCAGGGCATCGGACGCGCGATCGCGGAGCGCCTGCTGCGGTCCGGGGCCGCCGTCTGGCTCTGGGATCACGATCCGGCCGCCGCGGCCGAGGCCTGCGCGGCGCTCGGCGCGTTCGGACGCGTGACGCCCGTCATCGTCGACATCGCCGATGCCGCACGCGTCGACGGCGCGACACGCGAGACGCTGGCGACCGCCGGCCACGTCGACATCCTCGTGGCCAACGCGGGAATTGCCGGGCCGAACCACGTCACGTGGGAGTATCCGCTGCCTGACTGGGACCGGATCCTCGCCATCAACCTGACGGGCACGTTCCTCTGCTGTCGCGCGCTCGTGCCCGGGATGATCGCCCGCGGTTACGGCCGCATCGTGGCGATCGCGTCGGTGGCGGGCAAGGAGGGCAACCCGAACGCGTCGGCGTACAGCGCGTCGAAGGCGGGCGTGATGGCGCTGACCAAGTCGCTCGGAAAGGAACTGGCGGCGCACGACATCGCCGTCAACTGCATCACGCCTGCCGCGGCCGAGACACGCATCCTCGAACAGATGACGCCGGAACACGTGGCGTACATGCGCAGCCGCATCCCGCGCGGCAGGTTCGTCCACGTCGAAGAGATCGCGTCGCTGGCCACGTGGCTGGTCTCCGCCGAGAACTCCTTCTCGACGGGCGCCGTGTTCGACATCTCGGGCGGACGGTCGACGTATTGA
- a CDS encoding isoprenyl transferase — protein sequence MALDQLLSWLPPDSPDAELARRLDADRLPRHVAVIMDGNGRWAGQRHLPRVEGHRAGTRAVREVVETSARLGIGYVTLYAFSVENWKRPASEVATLMALLKRYLRAELETLLANNIRLNIIGRTQELAPDVQHELHVAMERTSRNTGTVLTIALNYGGRAEIVDAVRRAIADGLAPDDIDEARFGRLLSTHDIPDPDLLIRTSGEMRVSNFLLWQIAYSEIYVTETFWPDFRRTHLFEALLDYQRRERRYGGIAAAPVDPVAAGR from the coding sequence ATGGCGCTCGACCAACTGCTGAGCTGGCTGCCTCCAGACTCTCCGGATGCCGAACTGGCGCGGAGACTGGATGCCGACCGCCTGCCGAGGCACGTGGCCGTCATCATGGACGGCAACGGTCGCTGGGCCGGACAACGCCATCTCCCTCGCGTGGAAGGACACCGGGCCGGCACACGTGCCGTCAGGGAAGTGGTCGAGACATCGGCGCGCCTCGGCATCGGGTATGTCACGCTGTACGCGTTCTCCGTCGAGAACTGGAAGCGGCCCGCCTCCGAGGTCGCCACGCTGATGGCCCTGCTGAAGCGCTACCTCAGGGCCGAACTCGAGACGCTGCTTGCCAACAACATCCGCCTCAACATCATCGGCCGCACGCAGGAGCTCGCGCCCGACGTCCAGCACGAGCTGCACGTGGCGATGGAGCGCACCAGCCGTAACACGGGGACGGTGCTGACCATCGCCCTGAACTACGGCGGGCGCGCCGAGATCGTCGATGCCGTGCGCCGGGCGATCGCGGATGGCCTCGCGCCCGACGACATCGACGAGGCCCGCTTCGGCCGCCTGCTGTCCACGCACGACATCCCGGATCCCGACCTGCTGATCCGGACCTCCGGCGAGATGCGCGTGAGCAACTTCCTCCTCTGGCAGATCGCCTACAGCGAGATCTACGTCACCGAGACCTTCTGGCCCGACTTCCGGCGGACGCACCTGTTCGAAGCTCTGCTCGACTATCAGCGTCGCGAGCGACGCTACGGGGGGATCGCCGCCGCGCCGGTGGATCCCGTGGCTGCAGGCCGGTGA
- a CDS encoding phosphatidate cytidylyltransferase — protein sequence MTRIISGLVLLSLVVGVFWFLPPWGTAAFAFVALLLSLREYATLVERTGLDVVPGVSAVLSVGMFLVLVCHLPASHWMLGSAVATGGALVARGRVPAQATAVAAAMLFPVAYLGMGIATVPLVREAYGAPALMTLFLTQIGSDTAQYYTGRAFGRVPLAAALSPKKTREGALGGLVAGAVVMLAFGRLWLPGIAPWHLAILGVAVAIVGIAGDLFESMLKRSADVKDASDLIPGHGGMLDRIDSLLFTMPLYYIALQWLWPAGPGA from the coding sequence GTGACGCGCATCATCAGCGGGCTCGTCCTGCTGTCCCTCGTGGTCGGCGTGTTCTGGTTCCTCCCACCGTGGGGGACTGCCGCATTCGCCTTCGTCGCGCTCCTGCTGAGCCTGCGTGAGTACGCGACGCTCGTCGAACGCACTGGCCTCGACGTTGTCCCCGGCGTGTCGGCGGTCCTCAGCGTCGGCATGTTCCTGGTCCTCGTCTGTCACCTGCCGGCGTCCCACTGGATGCTCGGGAGTGCCGTCGCGACGGGTGGCGCGCTCGTGGCACGCGGCCGGGTCCCCGCGCAGGCGACGGCCGTTGCGGCGGCCATGCTGTTCCCCGTGGCCTATCTCGGGATGGGCATCGCCACGGTGCCGCTCGTGAGGGAGGCCTACGGCGCTCCGGCCCTGATGACGCTGTTCCTGACGCAGATCGGCAGCGATACGGCGCAGTACTACACCGGTCGCGCGTTCGGTCGCGTGCCCCTCGCTGCCGCGCTCAGTCCGAAGAAGACGCGCGAGGGCGCGCTCGGGGGACTCGTGGCCGGCGCTGTGGTCATGTTGGCGTTCGGGCGACTGTGGCTGCCGGGCATCGCGCCGTGGCACCTCGCGATCCTCGGCGTTGCCGTGGCGATCGTGGGCATTGCGGGCGATCTCTTCGAATCCATGCTCAAGCGCAGCGCCGACGTGAAAGACGCGTCGGACCTGATTCCGGGCCATGGCGGCATGCTGGATCGCATCGACTCGCTGCTGTTCACGATGCCGCTCTACTACATCGCCCTCCAGTGGCTCTGGCCCGCCGGGCCGGGCGCATGA
- a CDS encoding 1-deoxy-D-xylulose-5-phosphate reductoisomerase encodes MIRLAILGSTGSIGVSALDVVAAHPGRFDVVGLAAGGNIGAMQAQVAAVRPRAVAMATDQALRAVEDALPADVRQGVATWASGRESLSAVATHPDVDVVLCACSGTEALEAVLAAIDAGKRIALANKEVLVMAGALVMARARARGVDILPVDSEHNAIHQCLAGHSQSHVRRLVLTASGGPFRTLPVEALSTVTAADALSHPTWKMGRKITVDSATMMNKGLEVIEARWLFDVPPDRIDVVIHPQSVVHSMVEFEDGSLLAQLGVTDMKLPIQYAFTWPDRWESPVPRLDWRQGLDLRFEAPDAGRFPCLDLAYAALRAGGAAPVVLNAANEIAVASFLEGFTPFTGIASTVAEVLEEAAGRVLDSTSLPAIRDVDTWARRAAAARLGTVESTGRGKTA; translated from the coding sequence ATGATCCGGCTCGCCATTCTCGGCAGCACGGGGTCCATCGGCGTCAGCGCCCTTGACGTGGTGGCCGCGCATCCCGGCCGGTTCGACGTTGTGGGTCTTGCCGCCGGCGGCAACATCGGCGCCATGCAGGCGCAGGTGGCCGCCGTTCGCCCGCGCGCCGTGGCGATGGCCACCGACCAGGCGCTCCGCGCCGTTGAGGACGCGCTGCCGGCAGACGTGCGGCAGGGCGTGGCGACGTGGGCGTCCGGCCGCGAAAGCCTGTCGGCGGTGGCCACGCACCCGGACGTCGACGTGGTGCTCTGCGCCTGTTCCGGCACCGAAGCGCTCGAAGCCGTGCTCGCCGCGATCGACGCGGGCAAGCGCATCGCGCTCGCCAACAAGGAAGTGCTCGTGATGGCGGGTGCCCTGGTGATGGCCCGGGCGCGGGCGCGCGGCGTGGACATCCTTCCGGTGGACAGCGAGCACAACGCCATCCACCAGTGCCTGGCCGGGCACTCGCAGTCGCACGTGCGCCGCCTGGTCCTGACGGCCTCCGGTGGCCCCTTCCGCACGCTGCCCGTCGAAGCGCTGTCGACCGTCACCGCCGCCGACGCGCTCAGCCACCCCACGTGGAAGATGGGCCGGAAGATCACCGTGGATTCGGCGACGATGATGAACAAGGGGTTGGAGGTGATCGAGGCGCGCTGGCTCTTCGACGTCCCGCCTGACCGCATCGACGTCGTGATCCACCCGCAGTCGGTGGTGCACTCGATGGTGGAGTTCGAGGACGGCTCGCTGCTCGCGCAGCTAGGCGTCACCGACATGAAGCTGCCGATCCAGTACGCCTTCACGTGGCCCGACAGGTGGGAGAGCCCCGTTCCGCGTCTCGACTGGCGGCAAGGGCTCGACCTGCGGTTCGAGGCACCAGATGCGGGCCGATTCCCGTGTCTGGACCTGGCTTACGCGGCCCTGCGTGCCGGCGGCGCCGCCCCCGTGGTATTGAACGCGGCCAACGAAATCGCCGTAGCGTCTTTTCTGGAGGGCTTCACACCCTTCACGGGCATCGCGTCGACGGTTGCCGAGGTGCTGGAGGAGGCGGCCGGTCGGGTGCTCGACAGTACGTCGCTCCCGGCCATCCGCGACGTGGACACATGGGCCCGGCGCGCGGCGGCGGCCAGGCTGGGCACTGTAGAATCGACAGGACGAGGCAAGACGGCGTGA
- the rseP gene encoding RIP metalloprotease RseP has translation MTNLWAFLFVLGVLVFVHELGHFLLARWNGVRVLTFSLGFGPKLLKFTRGGTEYCISAIPLGGYVKMAGETVEDERSGASDEFLSKTKWQRFQVLIAGPAMNLLLAVGLMTFVNWSGATEPAFEQRTPVVGRVLPGSAAEKAGIQSGDVIVSFADKAVETWQGLQMRVVPRANREVPIVVRRGGESHQFTIVPEAQTKYEIGDLGIGPVLHPEVADVIKGSAAEAAGLLAGDVIVSFNGTDTQGYTLDQMIGEIGKLAGQQVPVRILRGGSAQELLVTPRETDGVGRIGAHLRAFETVSIQPGFVQAFGMSLKQNWEWTAMIGETLVGLFTAETSPRQLVGPLGIAEVAGGAASVGWAALFGTMAMISLNLGLLNLMPIPILDGGHITILAIEGLARRDFSVRVKERMLMAGFAALMLLMVTVLYNDLRRVEWLSRLLSGS, from the coding sequence GTGACAAATCTGTGGGCCTTTCTCTTCGTGCTCGGCGTGCTCGTGTTCGTGCACGAACTGGGACATTTCCTGCTCGCGCGCTGGAACGGCGTGCGCGTGCTCACGTTCTCGCTCGGGTTCGGCCCGAAGCTGCTGAAGTTCACCCGCGGCGGCACGGAGTACTGCATCAGCGCGATTCCGCTCGGCGGCTACGTGAAGATGGCCGGCGAGACGGTGGAGGACGAGCGCTCCGGCGCTTCCGACGAGTTCCTCTCGAAGACCAAGTGGCAGCGCTTCCAGGTCCTCATCGCCGGTCCGGCGATGAACCTGCTCCTGGCCGTGGGCCTGATGACGTTCGTCAACTGGAGCGGTGCCACCGAACCGGCGTTCGAGCAGCGCACGCCCGTTGTCGGTCGCGTGCTCCCCGGATCGGCCGCCGAGAAGGCCGGCATCCAGTCGGGCGACGTCATCGTGTCGTTTGCCGACAAGGCGGTGGAGACGTGGCAGGGCCTGCAGATGCGTGTGGTGCCGCGCGCCAACCGCGAGGTGCCCATTGTCGTGCGCCGCGGTGGGGAGTCGCACCAGTTCACCATCGTCCCAGAGGCGCAGACCAAGTACGAGATCGGGGATCTGGGGATCGGACCGGTCCTTCACCCGGAAGTCGCAGACGTCATCAAGGGCAGCGCTGCCGAGGCCGCCGGGTTGCTCGCCGGGGACGTGATCGTGTCGTTCAACGGCACCGACACGCAGGGGTACACGCTCGACCAGATGATCGGCGAGATCGGCAAGCTCGCCGGGCAGCAGGTACCGGTCCGGATTCTGCGCGGCGGATCCGCCCAGGAGTTGCTGGTGACTCCACGGGAGACGGACGGCGTCGGGCGCATCGGTGCGCATCTCCGTGCGTTCGAGACCGTGAGTATCCAGCCGGGGTTCGTGCAGGCCTTCGGCATGAGCCTGAAGCAGAACTGGGAGTGGACGGCGATGATCGGCGAGACGCTGGTCGGCCTGTTCACTGCCGAGACGTCGCCGCGCCAGCTGGTGGGGCCGCTCGGGATCGCCGAGGTCGCGGGCGGTGCCGCCTCCGTGGGCTGGGCCGCGTTGTTCGGTACGATGGCGATGATCAGTCTGAACCTCGGGCTGCTCAACCTGATGCCGATCCCGATCCTCGACGGCGGGCACATCACCATCCTGGCCATCGAGGGCCTCGCACGCCGTGACTTCAGCGTGCGCGTGAAGGAACGCATGCTGATGGCCGGCTTTGCCGCCCTCATGCTGCTGATGGTCACTGTCCTCTACAACGACCTGCGCCGCGTGGAGTGGCTCAGCCGTCTGTTGAGCGGCAGCTGA
- a CDS encoding VWA domain-containing protein, whose product MLTRRDVLFSVPLSLGVASRLGAQQPTFRIGAQNVPVYVTVTDANKRLVPGLEQSDFEIYDEKVKVPIGIFDNQIQPVTVAVMLDSSGSMTMTLELLKQAAEQFVIRLLPEDKARIGYFNDKIAFLSDFSNDRDMLIASIRDMQFGNPTRLFDAILFSLDELKDIEGRKVILAFTDGADTASRGGQGEVLRRARDEEVMIYGIGLQSMMQGIRTRPDGALRKMADETGGGYFELRDTDDLGPTFTRVAQELHSQYLLGFEPRTDGKVHKIEVRLTRPGLTARGRRSYQAPRS is encoded by the coding sequence ATGCTCACCCGGCGCGATGTGCTGTTCTCGGTCCCATTGTCTCTCGGCGTCGCCAGCCGGCTCGGTGCGCAGCAGCCGACGTTCCGCATCGGTGCGCAGAACGTGCCTGTGTACGTCACCGTCACCGACGCGAACAAGCGCCTCGTGCCGGGCCTCGAGCAGTCGGACTTCGAAATCTACGACGAGAAGGTCAAGGTGCCGATCGGCATCTTCGACAACCAGATCCAGCCGGTGACCGTCGCCGTCATGCTCGACTCCAGCGGCAGCATGACGATGACGCTGGAGTTGCTGAAGCAGGCGGCCGAACAGTTCGTGATCCGGCTGCTGCCCGAAGACAAGGCCCGCATCGGCTATTTCAACGACAAGATCGCCTTCCTCAGCGACTTCAGCAACGACCGCGACATGCTGATCGCGTCGATCCGCGACATGCAGTTCGGCAACCCGACGCGCCTGTTCGACGCGATTCTCTTCAGCCTCGACGAACTGAAGGACATCGAAGGACGCAAGGTGATCCTCGCGTTCACCGACGGCGCCGACACGGCGAGCCGCGGCGGCCAGGGCGAGGTGCTGCGCCGCGCGCGCGACGAGGAAGTGATGATTTACGGAATCGGGCTGCAGTCGATGATGCAGGGCATCAGGACGCGGCCCGACGGTGCGCTGCGCAAGATGGCCGACGAGACGGGCGGGGGCTACTTCGAACTGCGCGACACCGACGACCTCGGTCCCACGTTCACGCGCGTGGCGCAGGAACTCCACAGCCAGTACCTGCTCGGGTTCGAGCCGCGGACCGACGGGAAGGTCCACAAGATAGAGGTGCGGCTCACCCGCCCGGGCCTGACGGCCCGGGGCAGGCGCTCCTATCAGGCCCCGCGCAGCTGA